The Sporosarcina ureae genomic sequence GTTTTACAGTCCGTATAATTATGAAGGGACTTTGCTCAAACTTGAGTGGGAGCGAGTAGGTCAATGGATGAAGGAACTGGATACGAAGAAATGGGAAATCTTATCGCTTGATGATCGATTCCGTGTATTAATTTATGGAGTAGGTGTAAAGCATCCCGAACTGGACGCGTATTACAAGGACTTCGTCAGTGTCCAAAAGCAGCTTGATCAACATCGCACTCGTTATGATGAAAGACATCGACAGGATACGGCAGACGCACAGTACGGAAACGCCTATTATGGCGGTGTTGTCTACAATCCTATATTCCTAACAGGTTCTTTCAATCAAGCGTCGACCAATGTTTCGAACAACGCTCCAAGTAGTGACAGTAGCAGTAGCAGTGGAGGCGGAACAGGTGGTGGAGGTGGTGGATCGGGTGCGTTTTAAGATAAGTAAAAGGAGTGAATAGAGTGGGTAAAACAATAGTTTGGTTCCGAAAAGATTTACGTTTGCATGATCATCCTGCATTGGTGGAGGCGGCAGCGCATGGTGAAGTGTTGCCCGTTTTCATTTTGCCAGAAACGCGCTATGCAGCATCCGATTGGTGGCTGCATCACAGCTTGCTGGAAATAATCGAACGCTTTGCGAAGCAACAAATTCAGTTCGTGGTGCGTCAAGGGCAACCTGTCGAACAGCTGATGAAGTTGCTAGATGAAAGCGAAGCCGATCAGCTTGTGTTCAATGAATTATATGATCCCGAAAGCCGGGAAGCAGAACGTATAGTAGCGGAGGCTTGTGAGGAAAGACGTGTTCAAGTGCGTTCATTCCAAGGGTCATTACTCGTTGCGCCTGATGCGATTTTCAATAAAACCAATCAGCCGTATAAAGTATTTACACCGTTTTGGAAGAGACTGCGACAAGAACTGATAGCGACACCGCTCGCGACTCCTGAACTCATGCCGTCTACTGCTGAACTTCAGTCATTGCCTTCCGATGAATGGGGTTTGTTATCGGATGTTCGTTGGTATGACAAGCTCGCAAATCATTGGCAACCTGGAGAAAGAGCCGCGATGAAGTGTTGGGAAACGTTCCGAGACTGTGGCTTGTACGATTATTTAGTAGGACGGGATCTCCCCGCCCAATCTAGTGTTTCACGAATGTCGCCTTACTTGGCTTGGGGGAATGTAAGTGTACGTTCGCTATGGCACGGCGCGTTAGTTGCAGCGGAAGACGTCGGTGATCAACAAGTGGAAGCGTTTATTCGCCAATTGGCGTGGCGGGATTTCGATAATTACCAGCTACTGTACTTTCCAGAGATGTTGACGAAACCTGTGCGACCAGAGTTTGAAAAATTTCCGTGGCAACTAGCTGATGATCAGCTGGAGGCTTGGAAAACAGGACGTACCGGTTATCCGTTAGTCGATGCCGGAATGCGTGAATTATGGGAAACAGGCTATATGCATAACCGTGTGCGAATGGTCGTAGCTTCCTTTTTGATTAAACATTTATTGATCGACTGGCGTGAAGGTATGGAGTGGTTTGAAGAGACGCTGGTGGATTTGGATCTAGCGAACAACGCGATGGGATGGCAATGGGTGGCGGGCAGCGGTTTTGATGCTTCGCCGTACTTTAGGGTGTTTAACCCAATCCTTCAGGCCAAGAAATTTGATGAAGAGGCGCGGTATATAAAAAAATGGCTGCCCGAGTTGACGGACATGCCAGTAAAGTATGTATTTCAACCGGCAGAAGCACCGAATGATGTCTTGGAATCAGCAGGAGTAACGATTGGTACATCCTATCCGGCTCCGATTGTGGACCACCAAGCTGCCCGTGCCCGTGCATTGGCAGCGTATGATACATGTAAAAATTCTTAAATTTCATCGATAGATTCAAGCAGATGAATATGTTGTAAATTCAGCCGGTCAGCCCAAATGAACGCTCCGTATCCACCTAGATAAAATTCGGTATGAGGATGTTGGCCTGCAAACTCGTCTAACTCTTGTATCATCTGTGGATTCTCTTCAAATGGAAACGTAGTGGATGCCGACAGCAACACTTTGACAGGCTTGATCTTTTCTATAAGAGACTGGATCGCGCCCGGAGCCGGCGATGATCCAATCATCGCTGTACGCCAACCTTTTAGCATCAGTTGCAGTAAAAAAATATGCACCGGAATTTCATGTGATTCGTTAGGGAGGCAAGCGCCAAGCAGTATGGGCGAGTCTTCTCGGTATTGGAAGTTGCGCCGTAGCTGGACGAGTTGATCGCGTACAACCAGACTCGACAAGGCTTCTTGATATTCGTCCCATTCACCACTTGCCCAGAGATCGCCTACTTCCTGCAAAAATGGAATGACGATTTGCTGAAGATAATGTTCAAGTCCTAATCGATGATAGGCGGCTTGCAAGGAGAAGTTTAATTCTAGCTCATCACAATTTTTACCGTGGCGTAATAAGTCGCTCAATGTATCCTCTACATACGTATTTTCTGGATTCAATGGAAGTGTGGAGTTTTTCTGGGATTTCGCCATTTCGGCTGCTTGCGATAGCGCAAAACCATCTTCTGCGTAACGTTTCATCAGCAAAAATAACCGGATATCCTCGTCGTGATAAATTCGATAGCCATTATCTAGTCGCTGTGGAATAACGATGTCATAACGTTCTTCCCACTTCCTCAAAACTTGCCGCGACAAGCCTGTTTGATCTGCAACCTGTTTAATTGTATACGTAGGGGCTTCAGATGATGGCTTCAAAGTGATCAACCTTTCTTTATACTATAAGTAGCGATCCAATATCGCCCGATTCTACATGTCTAACATTATACATAGATTTGACGAGTTAAGTCAAATCTGTTATTTTTACAGTGTAGGAAGGTGTCTAGATGAAAACTAAATATATTGTACAAGGTATATG encodes the following:
- a CDS encoding cryptochrome/photolyase family protein, which encodes MGKTIVWFRKDLRLHDHPALVEAAAHGEVLPVFILPETRYAASDWWLHHSLLEIIERFAKQQIQFVVRQGQPVEQLMKLLDESEADQLVFNELYDPESREAERIVAEACEERRVQVRSFQGSLLVAPDAIFNKTNQPYKVFTPFWKRLRQELIATPLATPELMPSTAELQSLPSDEWGLLSDVRWYDKLANHWQPGERAAMKCWETFRDCGLYDYLVGRDLPAQSSVSRMSPYLAWGNVSVRSLWHGALVAAEDVGDQQVEAFIRQLAWRDFDNYQLLYFPEMLTKPVRPEFEKFPWQLADDQLEAWKTGRTGYPLVDAGMRELWETGYMHNRVRMVVASFLIKHLLIDWREGMEWFEETLVDLDLANNAMGWQWVAGSGFDASPYFRVFNPILQAKKFDEEARYIKKWLPELTDMPVKYVFQPAEAPNDVLESAGVTIGTSYPAPIVDHQAARARALAAYDTCKNS
- a CDS encoding MerR family transcriptional regulator; translated protein: MKPSSEAPTYTIKQVADQTGLSRQVLRKWEERYDIVIPQRLDNGYRIYHDEDIRLFLLMKRYAEDGFALSQAAEMAKSQKNSTLPLNPENTYVEDTLSDLLRHGKNCDELELNFSLQAAYHRLGLEHYLQQIVIPFLQEVGDLWASGEWDEYQEALSSLVVRDQLVQLRRNFQYREDSPILLGACLPNESHEIPVHIFLLQLMLKGWRTAMIGSSPAPGAIQSLIEKIKPVKVLLSASTTFPFEENPQMIQELDEFAGQHPHTEFYLGGYGAFIWADRLNLQHIHLLESIDEI